A single genomic interval of Lathyrus oleraceus cultivar Zhongwan6 chromosome 7, CAAS_Psat_ZW6_1.0, whole genome shotgun sequence harbors:
- the LOC127102573 gene encoding uncharacterized protein LOC127102573, which yields MAPPKSSSSKHSKKTQDSTLHPVHELNGPMIVGNQQYVPEPPNEREKECPLPNPDIKPDRLKEFFPTYFHTKPIGSGVKPQPQEKTVEQIDPQSSTDDGELNLTYLNYGRIFRTCPWSKDPSGYLSWLDKVEKIKGDFWKEIGIFDLIQLSRVGPNICLNMLLASLYFWDNTYNTFHLPCGMVTPTLFDAATIVGLHPNGIDFNPTNLNEDSIAFDTSFAPYSLFMSHYHDKDTTEVSDVEHIAFLTLWLTKYVFFSRSLQVAKRFITMANQLHAGTKLCLSEMILANLYESLSESVNFLKTIKDRCKINLSGPFWLLQLWLKATFEASLPVKHEVNEEKVKDGTVEWLRLVQLTPTDEGISLRQAFNGYVMMFSKRYHFTSTMAPFASRKIGPEWFTQQLPLEMQKDENIFLDVWESFLTPGLLFSHHNVTKTQIALIVYQPNLVARQFGLIQIKPRPIFPKKGSIIFYNSLYNEDRSKELSKKLTDDSLDIRPVIFRPSFLCTPEFDEWWKDYYSTRFFDVTTFTTHLINAFAFVQDRTKKAVKIPTKKASVEASSGAAKKSSTKVSRKPPPVQKRKKEEEKVPNEESGDESPEPNSPPQKKTKNKRVSSQRSIVKSAKKDSSSTPTSKLQSKDTESRKSSFNTEIPEKQLAVEGKPTDKNKPKPDSGSTLKTVSSTSTSPKDSTKGSTMEMAQTKINPEPEKTLEETVQEEDIPKNDHDKQTVAEFDATISEASEDDSPPHPGLNAANTGDDTDMETGVEDDHEEETAKDEDDQSKQPDAGKTLGRSTQPAPDQTKGSAISTGSTGFSCEELESLKVQKPLEYLKAMLSARHNFQDSSQSSSTTSGATSEAQSLDNILTKIKTKILDVDLFKVLEENATAHIELKKILKQINVLETSAEVGNFLMELMTLIDLATTDLHGQRDLSQQISTKSETQVVEWDAVATSTDEVSKLQQLSETYIKEVAACDDNIQKWEKQIAVLQEKIS from the exons ATGGCTCCTCCAAAATCTTCCAGCAGCAAACACTCCAAGAAGACCCAAGATTCAACTCTTCATCCTGTGCACGAGTTGAATGGACCAATGATTGTTGGAAACCAACAATACGTTCCTGAACCTCCCAATGAGAGAGAGAAGGAAT GTCCACTCCCCAATCCAGATATTAAACCAGATCGTCTGAAAGAATTTTTTCCCACCTATTTCCATACCAAACCCATAGGTTCTGGAGTAAAACCTCAACCTCAAGAGAAAACTGTAGAACAAATTGATCCACAAAGTTCGACTGATGATGGAGAGTTGAATTTAACTTATTTGAATTATGGTAGGATCTTTAGAACTTGTCCATGGTCGAAAGACCCTTCAGGCTATTTATCCTGGCTAGATAAGGTTGAAAAGATTAAAGGAGATTTCTGGAAGGAAATAGGCATTTTCGACCTCATTCAattgtcgagagtaggacccaacATTTGCCTCAATATGCTTTTAGCTTCCCTCTATTTTTGGGACAATACTTATAACACTtttcaccttccttgtgggatggtCACACCCACTCTCTTCGATGCAGCAACCATCGTTGGCCTTCACCCCAATGGGATAGATTTCAACCCCACCAACCTAAATGAAGATTCTATAGCTTTCGACACTAGCTTTGCTCCATACTCTTTATTCATGTCTCATTATCATGACAAGGATACCACAGAAGTCTCGGATGTCGAACATATAGCCTTTTTGACTCTATGGCTAACAAAATATGTGTTTTTCTCCCGTTCCCTCCAAGTTGCCAAAAGATTTATCACTATGGCCAATCAGCTTCACGCAGGAACCAAACTATGCTTAAGTGAAATGATTTTGGCGAATCTTTACGAATCCTTGAGTGAGAGTGTAAATTTTTTGAAAACCATCAAAGACAGATGTAAAATCAATTTGTCAGGACCTTTCTGGCTTTTACAATTATGGCTCAAGGCCACCTTTGAAGCTTCTCTTCCTGTAAAACACGAAGTGAACGAAGAGAAAGTGAAGGACGGGACTGTCGAATGGCTTAGGTTGGTGCAActaacgccaactgatgaaggaattagccttcgacaagctttcaaCGGTTATGTCATGATGTTTTCCAAAAGGTATCAttttacttcgaccatggcacccTTTGCTAGTAGAAAAATTGGACCTGaatggtttacccaacaactgccctTGGAAATGCAGAAGGATGAGAATATATTTCTGGATGTTTGGGAATCATTTTTAACCCCCGGGCTCCTTTTTTCCCATCATAACGTAACCAAAACCCAAATAGCTTTGATAGTCTACCAACCCAATCTCGTTGCTAGACAGTTTGGCTTGATCCAAATAAAACCTCGACCCATCTTCCCAAAGAAAGGATCTATCATTTTTTACAACTCCCTTTATAATGAAGATAGGAGCAAAGAGCTGTCGAAGAAGCTAACTGATGATTCTCTTGATATTCGACCAGTGATCTTTCGACCATCTTTCCTCTGTACTCCTGAGTTTGATGAGtggtggaaggattattattcTACCAGATTTTTTGACGTAACAACCTTCACCACACATTTAATAAATGCTTTTGCTTTcgtgcaggatcggaccaaaaaag ccgtaAAGATCCCTACCAAGAAAGCTTCCGTTGAAGCGTCATCAGGTGCTGCTAAGAAATCTTCGACAAAG gtaagtcgaaagCCCCCACCAGtccaaaaaagaaagaaagaagaggAGAAAGTTCCCAATGAAGAATCTGGTGATGAATCTCCAGAGCCAAACTCCCCTCCTCAGAAGAAGACAAAAAACAAGAGggtctcttcccaaagatccATTGTTAAGTCAGCTAAAAAAGATTCTTCAAGTACTCCAACTTCCAAACTTCAGTCGAAGGATACAGAGAGTAGGAAATCTAGTTTTAATACTGAGATTCCTGAG AAACAATTGGCTGTCGAAGGAAAACCTACAGATAAAAACAAACCAAAACCTGATAGTGGTTCTACTCTCAAAACTGTCAGCTCGACGTCCACTTCTCCGAAGGATTCGACAAAAGGATCAACAATGGAGATGGCGCAGACAAAAATTAATCCTGAACCTGAGAAAACTCTGGAAGAGACAGTCCAAGAAGAAGATATCCCCAAAAATGATCATGACAAGCAGACTGTAGCAGAATTCGACGCTACAATAAGTGAAGCTTCTGAAGACGAttctcctcctcatccaggattaaATGCTGCAAATACGGGCGATGACACTGACATGGAAACTGGTGTCGAAGATGACCATGAAGAAGAAACCGCTAAAGATGAGGATGACCAATCGAAACAACCAGATGCTGGGAAAACTTTAGGGCGAAGCACTCAACCCGCTCCTGACCAGACCAAAGGAAGTGCCATATCAACTGGTTCGACTGGTTTCTCTTGCGAAGAGCTTGAGAGTCTCAAGGTGCAGAAACCCTTAGAATATCTGAAGGCCATGCTTAGTGCTCGTCACAATTTTCAAGATTCTTCACAAAGCAGTTCGACTACCTCTGGGGCCACTTCTGAAGCGCAATCTCTTGACAACATCTTGACCAAGATTAAgacgaaaatccttgatgttgACTTGTTCAAAGTTTTAGAAGAAAACGCCACTGCTCACATTGAACTCAAGAAGATTCTGAAACAAATTAACGTCTTGGAAACTTCTGCTGAGGTTGGCAATTTTTTAATGGAGCTGATGACCCTCATTGACTTGGCGACTACAGACCTTCATGGTCAAAGAGATCTCTCCCAGCAAATCTCCACAAAATCCGAGACTCAAGTTGTTGAATGGGATGCTGTTGCTACTTCGACTGACGAAGTTTCAAAGTTGCAGCAGCTTTCTGAAACTTATAtcaaagaagttgctgcttgtgATGATAATATCCAGAAATGGGAGAAACAAATAGCTGTTCTTCAAGAAAAAATCTCCTAA